A section of the Oryza sativa Japonica Group chromosome 1, ASM3414082v1 genome encodes:
- the LOC4326553 gene encoding uncharacterized protein: MAALPLLRWGASSLRGGHSSAPPSSRLFSALRRPPAAARCEPGSRVMLKGMDYPELENWVRSQGFRPGQAMMLWKCLYGNNVWAHCYDELAGLNKDFRKMLTDHADLKALTVKDILNASDGTRKILFSLEDGSVIETVVIPCTSGRTTVCVSSQVGCAMNCQFCFTGRMGLRKHLSTAEIVEQAVFARRLFSDEFGSITNVVFMGMGEPLHNIDNVLKASAIMVDEQGLQFSPRKVTVSTSGLVPQIKRFLQESNCALAVSLNATTDEVRNWIMPINRKYNLSLLLGTLREEIRLKKKYKVFFEYVMLAGVNDSVDDAKRLVDLVRGIPCKINLISFNPHSGSQFKPTPDEKIIEFRNILIQDGLVVFVRLSRGDDQMAACGQLGEPGDYQLPLLRVPEKFQVAL; this comes from the exons ATGGCGGCGCTGCCTCTCCTCCGGTGGGGCGCTTCCTCCCTCCGAGGAGGCCACTCCTCCGCTCCGCCTTCGAGCCGCCTCTTCTCCGCGCTCCGccgacctcccgccgccgcccgctgcgaGCCCGGCTCGAGGGTCATGCTCAAGGGGATGGACTACCCTGAGCTCGAG AATTGGGTGCGGTCGCAGGGCTTCCGGCCAGGGCAGGCCATGATGCTGTGGAAATGCCTCTACGGGAACAACGTATGGGCGCATTGCTATGACGAGCTGGCTG GTTTAAACAAGGACTTCAGGAAAATGCTAACAGATCATGCTGATCTTAAGGCATTAACTGTGAAAGACATTCTTAACGCGTCAGATGGGACCCGAAAG ATACTGTTCTCTCTTGAAGATGGATCAGTGATTGAAACAGTTGTCATTCCTTGCACTAGTGGCAGGACAACTGTCTGTGTTTCAAGTCAAGTGGGTTGTGCCATGAATTGTCAGTTTTGCTTCACTGGAAG GATGGGCTTGAGAAAGCATTTGTCTACAGCTGAGATTGTTGAGCAGGCTGTGTTTGCTCGTAGACTGTTTTCAGATGAATTTGGATCCATCACAAATGTTGTATTTATG GGCATGGGTGAGCCGTTGCACAACATTGACAATGTACTAAAAGCCTCAGCTATTATGGTTGATGAGCAGGGCCTTCAGTTTAGTCCTCGCAAGGTCACTGTCTCCACAAGCGGTCTTGTCCCACAGATAAAACGCTTCCTACAGGAATCCAATTGTGCGCTGGCTGTGAGTCTTAATGCAACAACTGATGAG GTGAGAAACTGGATAATGCCTATTAATAGAAAATACAATCTCAGCTTGCTTCTTGGCACATTAAGGGAGGAAATTCGTTTGAAAAAGAAGTACAAAGTGTTTTTTGAATACGTCATGCTTGCTGGAGTGAACGACAG TGTGGATGACGCGAAGAGACTAGTAGATTTAGTTCGCGGGATCCCTTGCAAGATCAACCTCATCTCTTTCAATCCCCATAGCGGGTCACAATTCAAGCCCACTCCTGATGAGAAAATTATTGAGTTTCGTAACATTTTAATTCAAGATGGCCTTGTTGTATTTGTTCGGCTCAGCAGAGGGGATGATCAGATGGCTGCCTGTGGACAGCTAGGAGAGCCTGGGGACTACCAGCTACCCCTGCTCCGTGTACCTGAGAAATTCCAGGTCGCTTTGTGA